One Sulfolobus sp. S-194 DNA segment encodes these proteins:
- a CDS encoding aldo/keto reductase, giving the protein MKKFKWFSISPLALGTWGMGGGYWSADYSNDENDIKAIIRAIELGITAIDTAEMYGNGHSEELVGKAIKNFKREELFIITKVWPNHAKYEDVIRSAIASSKRLGTYIDLYLLHWPSNVPICETIKAFEDLLDKGVIRYFGLSNFKWREIEKASECVKKYEIVAVENHYSLWDRSDEETLEYANKKRLLYLAYTPIEKGRIKNDKFLSEIAKKYNKTPIQIALNWYIKIPSLVPIVKSSNISHIEENVGALGWELSDEDWEKINKYFK; this is encoded by the coding sequence ATGAAAAAGTTCAAATGGTTTTCAATTTCTCCATTAGCATTAGGAACTTGGGGAATGGGAGGAGGTTATTGGTCAGCGGATTATTCAAATGATGAAAATGATATAAAAGCAATTATAAGAGCGATAGAACTTGGAATTACAGCAATAGATACTGCCGAAATGTATGGGAATGGCCATTCTGAAGAACTTGTTGGAAAAGCTATTAAGAATTTTAAGAGAGAAGAGCTTTTCATAATTACAAAAGTTTGGCCTAATCATGCTAAGTATGAAGATGTTATAAGATCTGCGATTGCAAGCTCAAAAAGGCTTGGTACTTATATTGATCTTTACCTTTTACACTGGCCCTCAAACGTTCCAATATGTGAAACAATTAAAGCCTTTGAAGATCTACTTGATAAAGGAGTAATTAGATATTTTGGATTAAGCAACTTCAAATGGAGAGAAATTGAAAAAGCTTCTGAATGTGTTAAAAAATATGAGATAGTTGCAGTAGAAAACCATTATAGTTTATGGGATAGAAGTGATGAAGAAACCTTAGAATATGCCAATAAAAAAAGGTTACTTTATCTAGCTTATACGCCAATTGAAAAAGGAAGAATAAAAAATGACAAATTCCTTTCTGAAATAGCAAAGAAATATAATAAAACTCCTATTCAAATTGCTCTAAATTGGTACATTAAAATTCCTAGTTTAGTACCTATAGTTAAGAGTAGTAATATTTCGCATATAGAAGAAAATGTAGGAGCATTAGGATGGGAATTAAGTGATGAAGATTGGGAAAAGATAAATAAGTATTTCAAATAA